The Mycosarcoma maydis chromosome 17, whole genome shotgun sequence DNA window TCAAGTCCCATGGTTGAGACACCGTCTGTAGTGTTCGACACTGGTAATCGCACTTTCCCAAAAACACTCCTTGTTTGACCAAATGTGAGCCCACTGGCGGCGTTAGCAATCTCATCCTTCCAGCAAATTActtgagcttcttccaCGCCAAAGCGTGCATGCAGGTATGCCAAGAGGTTGCGCAAAGGCCAGCCCGGAGTTTGTGATGTGCCCGAGGGATCGACAAATCCAACATAACGCTCACTTTCCGCCACCCCATCGAAGAAAGAAGCGTACGTCGAGATCCTGCCGCATTGTCCAACTTTTCCGACTGCAGCCTTGAAAAGGAAGAAACCTCTTCTgacgctttgctgctgaacCCAGCTTGCAATCACGCTGTAGTCAACCTCGTTCAGCTGTGTTGAGATGGGCTTCCAGACTTTGTCGACACcttctgcatcgtcgataACCTCCCACGGAGGATTTGTTGTGAGAGCGGGATAGGCAAACCAGTAGTAAAACTTGAACTTTTTGAGGTCTGCGAAAGTGAGTGCCAAAAACGTGGTCAAGAAGACCTCTGGGTCTTGTTGTTCGTCTGTCAATCCTTTCCATATCCCTCGGACCGTGTTGTCGAAAATGAATTGCTTGTCCGCATTGCGAAATGATTCGATTGTGTTGAAGTTTTGTAGGAACCCACGGGCTGCGATGCCAGGACAGGACTGTTGTACGGCGGATAACGATGTGACCGCGGAGCAAGATGTTGACCTGAAACTGATCGAGTCGTGTGACATATCACTTTGGAGACTCGCAGCATCTAGGCTGATCTGGCTTCCGAGCGACACAGACTCTCCTGTCTGACGATCGAGTACCACTTTGCCGGCGGTGTAGTGAGCATGGATAGCGACAGCATCATCGCTGAGCTGAAGCTTGTCAATCTTAAGCGACGAGAGCTCCTGCCAGAAGGTCGGATGGATGTTTGTACTGAAGGGTACAAACTTGAGGATCGCCATTACGGACCAGCTTCGTGTATACAGCGTTGTAACTTGATGGAAAAAGGATTGGTTAGATCTGACTGGGATCAGCCTAGCGCCAGCAGATGGGGGAGGATATGGTGGCGTGACACAGAAATACCACaagagtcacaagtcatgagtcacgagtgtcgcaGTTGACTTTGGCTGGCTCAGGGTCTCTGAAAGGGTCCAAAACGTGAAACGCTGAATCAAGAGTCTCAGTCTGGCTCGTGCCCAGCGCAGcggcactcgtgactgtggcaGCGCGTAATACGTGTTTATTGTGGGATCGCATGCGCTCAATCGTGATTAGGGTAAATCCCAGAGCTATCGAGCTATACCGGCTATTGCAGCAAGATGTATTCGTCCTCAAGACGTCACTCAGAATCATTGTGACCGACTGCGTTCCTGCAAGTGCACATCCATGGCTGTGAGGCCCTTGAGATCGATGAGACCGAAAGAATGACAGCTTCGCGGGAGAACCGGGAATATGAAATGGTGCTAGAAATACAACAAGAAACGATGTTTCTAAAATGAACTCGGCGTCGCGGACGTCGTAGGCTGCTTGCGAGGATTACAGATAAGTTAACGCAGAGGTGTGAGATACGCGAAGCGAAGTGTCAGGGGTTATCTGCGGATCAGACCAGTTGGGCCGCCCGAAACGAGCGGAGGTGCCTTTCCCCTGATACCTTGATATGCCATGCCACCAAACGGCAAGGATGGATCGTACGGTTGAGTACCATTCGTCTTGAGTGCTGTAGCTTGTGATTGACTCGAAGCGGATACAGGCGCAGGTGCTTGTCCTGCTTCTTGTCGCCGTTTCTCTCTCTCCGGTGTTTTCCAAGCTGCACGAATCGCAGGTGCCGCTCTaacaagctcgtcggcatcaACACCATCGTGGATAGACTTGAGAATCTTTTGAACGATAGAGCAATGGTTGCCGTGATGCTTGTCATTACGGATGCGCATCATCCTCCATCTTGGTGGTAGGGACAGTCCTTGCGAAAGATATGGCTCGGTCGCTGGTTTTGGGTCGACCATCCACACGCATTCGACGATTCGGTCGTCAAATTGCTCGCCGGATTCGACCATCTGTCTCCATTCTTCTGGCTCGACCCACAGCTCGTCGAAGAATTCGTAGTCTTCGCTTTCGGAATTTCCGAGATAGtgatgcagctcgaagaagGGCATCACCGACAGATTTGGCAGGTTGCCGCGAGGGTCACGGTCCAGATCTGGCGGGAAGCGCAGAATCAGCTTGAAGTCAATCGTGTTCTCGTTTGGCGGCTTCCACTTGAGAATCTTGGGATCGGTCCCCATCATGTATCCGCTGTTGAGGCAGGTAAAGATGAGACCGTCGTTGCCATGCAGTAGATTGGGCACTGTCTCGTACAGCACCTTGTCAATGCCGTATGCTAAATCCATGTTTTTGACCTGCACATCAAAGGGGCGTAGagcggcagctgcagggTTGCGTTTGAGGTAGTCAACGTACGGTGGGTAGACATAGATTTTGAGACGTCCGTAACGTTTGCTCAATGGGCGGTTCGCGAGCAGCTCACGGTCCAGCACAATGAGGTCAAATAAGAGCAGaacgagcttcttcttgccgctTGCATCCGTATCAATGACGAGCTCTCCATCCATAAGCGTGTGATTGCGCATGCTGTTGTCTTTGGGCAGGTGATGCGGAAAGACGATACCTTCGACCTTGTAGTATTCGTTCTTCCGATCGATGAGAAAGACCTCTTGTATGCCCGTAGACGAAGGCGTGACAATGAGGATGAGAACGCGCTGCCCGTCGGACTTCTCGCAGACCCAGTAGTCTTCTGACTGGAGAAGGTCTATCGAAGCTTTTTCGAACGAGACGGGTTGTGCACCGGGGAAACGAGCATGCTTGAGACCGCAGAGATCGCGAACATGGTTTCGCAGGTAGCTGAGTTGCTGTGGATCTTCGACCTTGCGACCTGGGACGTTCGGAACGCTAGCAGCATGGCCAGGCGGAGCCATCGTTGCTACTGAACGCCTTTAACTTCTGAGAATAGAGCGATAATAGGAACGAGGTGACGCTGTGCTGCGGACTGGAAAAGAAAGGGCGGATGCCAATTACAGCTGGATCGCCTGCCACAGCCCAAGCGCCAGTTAACGGGGCCGGAGCTATAAAGCTGACCGGGCGTTTGCCTACGAGGCAGATGATTTgatcaagaatcgtgaatgtaggTGTCTGTATACTTCAAGAAGGGAAGGGTAATGCAACGATACCTCGACCCCTTtcgacaatcgtgaatctcgtgTCAGAGAAGAGAAGAGATGCTGGCTGGTAACGAGGCGACCCGATCCTACCAGTTTGTTCCCCCGATGCAGATTACAACTAGTCAGATCCGATTTGGGAGGATTCTCTCACTCGTACGTAAATTCGAATGTATTTAACTTAAGCTGGTTCCCGACGCCGTCTTTCCGCTGTACTCGAACCGGCGGCACACGCATGAGGTTCAAAGGAAGCAGGGCAAACTCAGTACAGGACTGACACATGTTCGCAGGCCAACCTGGACGTGGCAGCATCTTTCACGATCGGTTTCTGCTAGTCGTAGTTGATCCATCGATACACTTTATGGAAAAGAGGGGTACAAATAGGATTGTGGACTTGTGTTGTGCAGACTACCACAATGCCGACTTGCTCTCCTGTATGCTCGGTATACCTGCTTCTGCCCAGCACAGAGAAAGGGTATATTCCGTACAGAACAGTTCATAGATTGCCTAACTTGtatgcattcacgattcacaatttgtcgaggatgagagGCTTTGAAGGTGAAACTGCCTCGGCGAACAGTGCACAGCCTGTCTGTAGGTGGGGATGCATCTgcgagagtcgtgagttgggCGTGAGGGTTTGCGGCGAGTCGAACAGATGCTGGCAAAGCTCCACgttcattcgtgattcacgtgAGCTATCTTGCCCGCCTAAATATACAGAAAAAAGGCGACCAAAATACGCACAGCCGCACAGCCGAGTTGCCTCAAGAAACTTGGAAATCTGTGATCTGTTGCACTCGAGCCTAAGCActgcacagcacagcaatCAAGCTTTAAGCCCACTCGTGGCTCCCAACTCGACACGGCTTaggtgaatcgtgaatggaatTCCACAACCGCAAGCCGAATCATCCGCGGCGACACGCCACTTACGACTTTGCATGTACCCTTTAACCCTTGACTCCACACCTCGATCACATCTTACAACGACATAGCCTCGTTTGTATTCCTCTCTATCTTCCTCGCACACTCGCACACTCGCTCACTCTATCACAGTCATCGTAATGTCGGCCAAGGACTACTACGGAGGTCAGGGTGGTGGTACGTATGAAGCACATCTGGCTTGAGTTCGATGCATCCGCTCCATTGCGCGAGTCGAGTACCATCATGCATCTCCACACACACAGGAGGATGCAGTGAGGGATCGTTCGACATTCGATCAATCAACGACATCGTCGTATCTGCATTTGGTGCGCTTCGTTCGATTCTACGTGCAAAGCGTTTGCAAATATACCATCCGTCCAGCCGAATCGGAATCGGCGCTGTGGCTGCAGAATGCACATAGCAGTTGGACTGCTCTATCCAAACTTAATCGTCATTGATCGCATTCGGACCTTACACCGCTGTATTATGCGGACGGATGACATTTTTGATTGTCTTCTCGAGCCAGACCTACAATCTCGAATTCTCATCTTTGCAAGGCAACAGTCCACTAATTCCCTTTGCCTTTGGTACACTAAACCCGCTCTCTCTTAATATTGATCCAGGCTACcctcaacaacaacaacaacaggGTTACGGCCAAGGCTACGGTGGTCAGCCCCAACAGGGTTACTACCCTCCCCCTCCTCAGCAGGCTTACGGTGGCCAGCCCCAGCAAGGCTACTACCCTCAGCCCCAGCCTCAGCCCGTATACGTTCAGCAGCCACAGAAGAAGGGtggcggaggaggcggaACAGCCTGCTGCGCGTGCTGTGCCGGTATGCTCGCCTGTTGCTGTCTTGAGGATCTCTGTCTCGGTATGTATACCTTTGCTTGGCATGAGCTTTACTTTCTACGTTGCAAGCAAATGCTGATCCATCTTTCCTTTCTCTCACCACTTATGCCTCTTTGTTCCTTGTATTGTGCAGACTGCATGTTCTGAGAGCGTCAGTCGCATTgctcgcttgctcaacaCCCATTGAGTCATTGATCTCGGAACTTGTCACCGTTTCATCACTTGTTACCCTCGACGTCTTCAATTATCCGAGATTCCGAATTCTGGCATGGCGAAGCGCtagcaatcgtgaatttccGGATGATGTCGTCGAATGTGTCGCGACTCTGTACATACACCTACGATAATGTCAATTATGACCCTTGTATCTCTTTGCGTTGGTGCCCTCTGAAAGCGCAGGAGCCAAGGTATGAAGAACATCGGGCTAGCCATAACACTATCATGAggatcgtcttgagcgccgTTTTTAATTCCACCCACCCACCGCTTGCTTCCACCCACCGTCCGTTTAGCAGGATCGCAGTACGGCTATCCCCTGCACAATATGTGCATCTGTGACGGTACGTTCTACGCTACAGGGTGGCTGAGAGGTAGAACAGTACTTCTCTACTGTATAGAACAAACAAGGTGTTTTTAAAGGTGTGCGCGTGACACGTGTTGTGTAGAGCATGATGCGTGATGTGTGGTGCCCGTGGTGAGGGCATACTAATGTTAGACCTACGCTTCGTTTTGTATATCAAATTTgaagcaatcgtgaatcacgaatcgtgaatactcacaaatcacgactcacagactcacgactcatgtTTCGTgaacaaatcgtgaatgtggagctggaagaggtcGATCACCATTGAACGCGTACAGGGAGAGTGACCCTTACGCACAGGCATTTTCCAGAATCACCTGCACAGCTCAGCTTTACGGTcgtaactcgtgactcaagCAACACTCTGAGGGCCATACACCTTGTGTCTTCATCGCTACCATCACCACAGCACCGCTTTTGCTTTCGCCACCGTCCCGCTGTCTGCTTTCGTGCTGTCGCATCGACCACGCTCGTACACTGGACGATCCCCTTAATTGCCGCCAATCCGACCCGCCAGGTTCAGTCGAAAACGCCAGCTcgctctttgctcttgcgtTTNNNNNNNNNNNNNNNNNNNNNNNNNNNNNNNNNNNNNNNNNNNNNNNNNNNNNNNNNNNNNNNNNNNNNNNNNNNNNNNNNNNNNNNNNNNNNNNNNNNNAACATGGACCCAGCCACGTTCTTGTCTCAGTACACCGATGTTGACTCTTCCAATCCAgccgccaagatcaagctcgCCCATGGCACGACGACGCTTGCTTTCCGCTTCCGTGGCGGTATCATCGTCTGCGTTGACTCAAGAGCCACAGCAGGATCCTACATTGCCTCTGGTACCGTAAAGAAGGTCATTGAGATCAATCCTTATCTTCTCGGAACCATGGCTGGTGGTGCAGCCGACTGCCAGTACTGGGAGACGTATCTCGGTATTCAGTGCCGTCTGCATGAGCTGCGCAACAAGGAACGTATTTCAGTTGCCGCAGCTAGCAAGTATCTGAGTAATCTCGTCTACAGCTACAAGGGCATGGGTCTCTCGATGGGTACCATGATCTGTGGATGGGATAAGACCGGTCCCGCTCTCTTTTACGTCGATTCGGATGGTAATCGTCTCAAGGGTGACGTGTTCAGTGTCGGTTCCGGTTCCACATTCGCCTATGGTGTTCTTGATCAGGGCTACAAATGGGATCTTTCGGATGAAGAGGCGCAGGAGCTTGGACGCCGCTCCATCTACGCCGCCGCTCACCGAGACGCTTACTCGGGTAACGTAAGTACCATTTGCGCTTGTAGAGGGCTGCTTTGTGCTCTATTGCCTCCGCACTCTCATATCACCTCGTACAGTTTTGCTCACAATTTTTTTCTCGTTCTTCTTCGCACGCTTCCCCCAATTAACAGACCGTTAATCTTTACCACGTCCGCGAAAATGGATGGGAGTTCATCGCCAACTACGACGTTTCCAAGCGTGAGTTACTATTTACTTTTCAAATTGATCGCTTCTCGAAGCACTGCCTGACTCATCATTTGCTATTTCGGTCTGCTGGACTTGTTCGACATCACGACGCTGGATGCGAACACATCGCGATACTCTTACCCGACTTGATACAGTGCATTACGAAGGACCTGGTGACAATGTACCTGGAGCGCCAGGCGGAGGCTATGGCTGGGAGGTGCGAACGCAGGGTCTGTcatccaagctcgaagcacaGCCAGGGCACAGCGTCAGCGGTCAGGGTGGACGTTTCGCTGACGAACAGCCTCTCGCTGCCCAAGTGCGACCCGAGCAAGCATAGTCTATTAGCCTTcattgtgattcacattctGTACACTATCTCTTTGGATTACCGTCCAAGGGCAACCCTTGCGTTTATCCTAGTTCATGACACTCATCACCCCGATTTGGTCAACACCATTGACTTTGCCAATGGCTTTGGACGATAAGGTCTAGGCTGATTGCTAGCATCACGTACCCTCTTACGCTGCCGTCAAGCTTGCCTGCGAACATCATGTTAGGATACTCGGCTGTTGAAAGTCTAAGAAGTAAGAGGTTACTCAGTCTTCGCACATGGAGCTTTGCATGATCAACAATCATATGCCcgctcttgatcggcaTACGCTAAGATGCTACCGTGGGGACAGacagatcgacgatgaaCAAGAATGATCCCTACTCTCATAGAGATTTTTTACTTTGTTTTGTGTCATAATTTTATAGGCTCTTGGCTACAGACCTCTTCCTAAGTGTGATCGGAACGGTCGCCTGAGGCGCATGGAGTCCGCTCACGATTTACCACATCCTGCAGTCATCCGCATCTGGTGCGCTGAAGAAGACGTTTGGCACCTTGCATTGAGAATAGGGAAGGTCAAGCAGATCTCGAAGTTGCTGCTTGCAAAGATGTGGCCTTCCTTGGCTTGTAGAGCTGGCTTGCCGTGGGCGACCTGAGGTCGTTGCGTGTTGGAAGTGAGCCCTGCTACTATGCTCAATCTCCTGCCGCTAggcgatctcgatcgaaagtgtgcagcagcttcacAGAACTTGACAGCACCAAGGCTCAGCTGTGTATCTGATGTTAATACTTGCTCTTCATGACTCGGCTATCTGTGACAGACGGCATTTACATATCATGAAGCTAAGAAGGTATGACCTGATTTGTGTGGGTGCGGCAACAGGAACCGTTAAGCGGTTTTAACTTTTTGCAGGTACGACAGGATCTGAAACTTGTCGTCATTGCGTCAGGAGGTCTGTCCAAAACCTGCTACAGCGCACAGCAAAGGTGCTGTCTCGTTCAAAGATGGAGGTACAGAGACAAGATGATGAGCGCGATGCGCGCACAGTCAACAAATGAGGTACGCGTAGCATCTGCATTACGGCCGAAAGGGCCCCTTACATTCCGTGATGATCCTGCGTCTCCACATAGGTTTGGCTCAAGTGTCACATGCtggacaatcacgaatccatatatgacactcacgactctcaACAGCTTTGTACATCGCCTGCGTCCTTCCGTGGTCACGTCACCTAGATCTGAATATCTTGACGTGTCAAAGAAAAGCAGCATACTCACATGACACCGTGGCAGTCAACTGCCACTGCTAGTTTTGTTGCATTCAACGCATTTGCCTTATGCTCGTAACGAATGACAGCATgggcgcagcagccgagtcCTTCCGTCAAGCGCTACGTCAGGCACGGCATCCCATTGCCCTTGCAGGAGCTGGGCTGAGCGCTGCGAGTGGCATCCCAACCTTCAGAGGAGCTGGTGGTAGGTATCAGATGTCGACTCTTGCGGCAAACCGCACGGTTTCACTCAATCACGCTAAACGGctgcctctctctctctctctctcatCCGTCTCGACAATTCATTCATTGCTCTGTCTGAATGATATGTGTGCTTCAACTGCTCTTCGATAACATCCTTCGCTGCCTGTCGTCAGGACTGTGGCGCAAACATGATGCACTGTCGCTAGCAACACCGTAAGTCAAGTCGCAGCCATAAAATCAAATCTCGTTTGGATCAAGCATTACTGTGATGGCTGAGCTATTGAGATCCTCTACATCCGAACCTCGCTCGCCCCTCTGCAGTGAAGCATTTCAAAGAGACGCAAGCAAAGTCTGGCAGTTCTACCACTATCGTCGATCCATCGTACTCTCGGCCATGCCCAATGCAGCTCATTTGAGCATAGCGAAACTGCTACTTAGCTTtgaagcgcagcaagaTTGCGTGCACAGCCGAGTCATGCCGAGTGCTGAATCATTCCACCTCATCACACAAAATGTGGACGGCTTGTCCAGTCGAGCTTTGCAAGAAATCCAGCCATCGCACAACAATGTATCAACTGACACGGCACAATCCTCGATCATCGAGATGCACGGAAACCTCTTCAAGACGATTTGTACAAGCTGCGGCGATTCTCGTATCGACATGCGCCAACCTCTCAGCGACGCACTCTGCGGCACCGAAGATCTCTCTGGCGAGTTGAAATCGATCCCCAAAAGGCAGCTGCCACGCTGCACTAGGTCCGAATGCAACGGCCTTTTGCGTCCCGGTGTGGTCTGGTTTGGCGAATCGATTCCAGAGCTAGATCGCATCCAGTCGCTCATCTCCCGCTGTGACCTTATCCTGGTACTTGGCACCTCTTCTACTGTCTATCCTG harbors:
- a CDS encoding mRNA guanylyltransferase (related to mRNA guanylyltransferase), with product MAPPGHAASVPNVPGRKVEDPQQLSYLRNHVRDLCGLKHARFPGAQPVSFEKASIDLLQSEDYWVCEKSDGQRVLILIVTPSSTGIQEVFLIDRKNEYYKVEGIVFPHHLPKDNSMRNHTLMDGELVIDTDASGKKKLVLLLFDLIVLDRELLANRPLSKRYGRLKIYVYPPYVDYLKRNPAAAALRPFDVQVKNMDLAYGIDKVLYETVPNLLHGNDGLIFTCLNSGYMMGTDPKILKWKPPNENTIDFKLILRFPPDLDRDPRGNLPNLSVMPFFELHHYLGNSESEDYEFFDELWVEPEEWRQMVESGEQFDDRIVECVWMVDPKPATEPYLSQGLSLPPRWRMMRIRNDKHHGNHCSIVQKILKSIHDGVDADELVRAAPAIRAAWKTPEREKRRQEAGQAPAPVSASSQSQATALKTNGTQPYDPSLPFGGMAYQGIRGKAPPLVSGGPTGLIRR
- a CDS encoding uncharacterized protein (related to UV-induced protein uvi15), which gives rise to MSAKDYYGGQGGGYPQQQQQQGYGQGYGGQPQQGYYPPPPQQAYGGQPQQGYYPQPQPQPVYVQQPQKKGGGGGGTACCACCAGMLACCCLEDLCLDCMF
- a CDS encoding putative proteasome core particle subunit beta 5; the encoded protein is MDPATFLSQYTDVDSSNPAAKIKLAHGTTTLAFRFRGGIIVCVDSRATAGSYIASGTVKKVIEINPYLLGTMAGGAADCQYWETYLGIQCRLHELRNKERISVAAASKYLSNLVYSYKGMGLSMGTMICGWDKTGPALFYVDSDGNRLKGDVFSVGSGSTFAYGVLDQGYKWDLSDEEAQELGRRSIYAAAHRDAYSGNTVNLYHVRENGWEFIANYDVSKLHYEGPGDNVPGAPGGGYGWEVRTQGLSSKLEAQPGHSVSGQGGRFADEQPLAAQVRPEQA
- a CDS encoding uncharacterized protein (related to NAD-dependent deacetylase Sirtuin 5) → MGAAAESFRQALRQARHPIALAGAGLSAASGIPTFRGAGGLWRKHDALSLATPEAFQRDASKVWQFYHYRRSIVLSAMPNAAHLSIAKLLLSFEAQQDCVHSRVMPSAESFHLITQNVDGLSSRALQEIQPSHNNVSTDTAQSSIIEMHGNLFKTICTSCGDSRIDMRQPLSDALCGTEDLSGELKSIPKRQLPRCTRSECNGLLRPGVVWFGESIPELDRIQSLISRCDLILVLGTSSTVYPAAGFADVVKHASHGQVAVFNIEDAYTTDGDNADWYFAGPVEQLLPEVLGL